The proteins below are encoded in one region of Limnochorda pilosa:
- a CDS encoding 6-phosphofructokinase, which yields MIKKIALMTGGGDCAGINAFIAAAVRRGVEGYGAEFLGIRKAFEGAAADNIEEHLIPLDKEAVVGLENKPSSILASSRFNPFSDANRSRNVPQKLLENLKRIGVDAVLATGGDDTIGSAMGLAEMGFPVVAAPKSVDNDVSGTDTMLGFKTAVAFGATAFRSTAESARTHSRISLVEIMGREAGWLALEIGIAGGADVILIPEKAVDLAGLMGRIETIYRRQGYVNIAVAEGLKISPEDPLLQEARAEIPVVRALLEEDLGRDAHGNPKLGGVGQLLRRIICHRLGLKKLEKVRATDLGYTLRGLAPIADDVILGTRFGLAAVDYLFAGVTGRMTGLQGTRIVPVPFADALVPKTVDWLDQELESAGVYCQRSAEAAWGRVRETGG from the coding sequence GTGATCAAGAAGATTGCTCTCATGACCGGCGGGGGTGACTGCGCCGGGATCAACGCGTTCATCGCCGCCGCCGTCCGGAGAGGGGTCGAGGGCTACGGGGCGGAGTTTCTCGGCATCCGGAAGGCCTTCGAAGGGGCTGCAGCCGACAACATCGAGGAGCACCTGATCCCCTTGGACAAGGAGGCGGTCGTCGGACTGGAGAACAAGCCAAGCTCCATCCTGGCCTCCTCGCGCTTCAACCCCTTCTCCGACGCGAACCGTAGCCGGAATGTGCCGCAGAAGCTCCTGGAGAACCTGAAGAGGATCGGCGTCGACGCCGTGCTGGCCACAGGGGGCGACGACACGATCGGGTCCGCCATGGGGCTCGCCGAGATGGGGTTTCCGGTCGTGGCCGCTCCCAAGAGCGTGGACAACGACGTTTCCGGTACGGACACCATGCTCGGGTTCAAGACCGCAGTCGCCTTTGGCGCCACGGCCTTCCGCAGCACCGCGGAGTCCGCCCGGACCCACAGCCGGATCTCGCTGGTCGAGATCATGGGTCGTGAGGCCGGGTGGCTGGCTCTGGAGATCGGGATCGCCGGCGGTGCCGACGTCATCCTGATTCCGGAGAAGGCCGTCGACCTCGCGGGACTCATGGGGCGGATCGAAACGATCTACCGGCGCCAGGGCTACGTGAACATCGCCGTGGCGGAAGGGCTCAAGATCAGCCCGGAGGATCCGCTGCTGCAGGAGGCGAGGGCGGAGATCCCCGTGGTCAGGGCCTTGCTCGAGGAGGACCTGGGGCGGGACGCGCACGGCAATCCGAAGCTGGGCGGCGTGGGCCAGCTCCTGCGGAGGATCATCTGCCACCGGCTGGGGTTGAAGAAGCTCGAAAAGGTGCGTGCCACCGACCTCGGGTATACGTTGCGGGGGCTGGCTCCCATCGCGGACGACGTGATCCTGGGGACCCGATTCGGCTTGGCTGCCGTGGACTACCTGTTCGCCGGCGTCACCGGAAGGATGACCGGCCTTCAGGGGACCCGAATCGTGCCGGTCCCCTTTGCCGACGCCTTGGTGCCCAAGACCGTAGACTGGCTGGACCAGGAGCTCGAAAGCGCCGGCGTTTACTGCCAGCGGAGCGCGGAAGCCGCCTGGGGAAGGGTACGTGAGACAGGAGGGTAG
- a CDS encoding GNAT family N-acetyltransferase — MSVPELPTRRMRLVPATATLVRAEMAGRERLAPMLRAAVPDAWPPETLADALPFFLARLEADPASVGWYAWYGLVRTAEPEQALLVANGGFKGPPRGGVAEVGYAVLEAFQGRGYATEMVTALVGWALRRPGVERVVAETMPDNRPSIRVLEKVGFQPAGPGEEPGSLRFELHPTGRLSAGRTT; from the coding sequence ATGAGCGTCCCTGAGCTCCCGACCCGTCGCATGCGGCTGGTGCCGGCCACAGCCACCCTTGTGCGGGCCGAGATGGCCGGCCGCGAGCGACTGGCCCCCATGCTGCGGGCGGCGGTCCCCGACGCGTGGCCTCCGGAGACCTTGGCCGACGCCCTCCCCTTCTTCCTGGCACGCCTCGAGGCCGATCCGGCCAGCGTGGGATGGTACGCCTGGTACGGCCTGGTGCGCACGGCGGAGCCGGAACAGGCCCTCCTCGTGGCGAACGGCGGCTTCAAGGGACCGCCCCGGGGCGGCGTGGCAGAGGTCGGGTACGCGGTGCTGGAGGCGTTTCAGGGGCGTGGCTACGCGACCGAGATGGTGACGGCCCTGGTGGGGTGGGCCCTCCGCCGGCCCGGCGTCGAGCGCGTCGTTGCCGAGACCATGCCAGACAACCGGCCGTCGATCCGAGTCCTCGAGAAGGTTGGTTTCCAGCCGGCGGGCCCGGGTGAGGAGCCGGGGAGCCTGCGCTTCGAGCTCCACCCGACGGGGCGACTTTCCGCCGGCCGCACGACGTAG
- a CDS encoding ketose-bisphosphate aldolase: protein MLVTSKAILEASLRAHKAGRPFGVGAYNVNNMEQMQGIITAAQETRSPVIVQVSRGALKYAQDKYLVNIIQAAIELAPEIPVAVHLDHGNGMEVVQRAIDLGFTSVMIDGSLMEDGKTPSDFEYNVEVTRRVAEYAHARGVSVEGELGTLGGIEDDVGSGMTQLTDPEQAVEFVERTGVDALAISIGTSHGAYKFKGEPKIAFEIIEETRRLLPDTYLVSHGSSSVPPEHVALINRYGGKMEAARGVPLDALEKAVARGINKINVDTDIRLAATGAVRKFLAENPQEFDPRAYLKAARAAIAAEIKKRMEAFGTAGRAPEVPPWGLAEMKAAYGK from the coding sequence GTGCTGGTAACGTCCAAAGCAATCCTGGAGGCCAGCCTGCGGGCTCACAAAGCGGGCCGACCGTTCGGCGTGGGCGCCTACAACGTCAACAACATGGAGCAGATGCAGGGGATCATCACCGCCGCCCAGGAGACCCGGTCACCGGTGATCGTCCAGGTCAGCCGGGGAGCGTTGAAGTACGCCCAGGACAAGTATCTCGTCAACATCATCCAGGCCGCGATCGAGCTCGCCCCCGAGATTCCGGTCGCGGTCCACCTGGACCATGGGAACGGCATGGAAGTCGTTCAACGCGCCATCGACCTCGGCTTTACCTCGGTGATGATCGACGGCTCCCTGATGGAAGACGGCAAGACGCCGTCCGACTTCGAGTACAATGTCGAGGTCACCCGCAGGGTGGCCGAGTACGCCCATGCGCGCGGCGTCTCCGTCGAGGGTGAACTGGGCACCCTGGGCGGGATCGAGGACGACGTCGGTTCCGGGATGACCCAGCTCACCGACCCCGAGCAGGCGGTGGAGTTCGTGGAGCGGACGGGTGTGGACGCCCTGGCCATCTCCATCGGGACCTCCCACGGTGCGTACAAGTTCAAGGGGGAGCCCAAGATCGCCTTCGAGATCATCGAGGAGACCCGCCGGCTCCTGCCCGACACATACCTGGTCTCTCATGGTTCTTCCAGCGTCCCGCCAGAGCACGTGGCCTTGATCAACCGGTACGGGGGCAAGATGGAAGCGGCCCGAGGCGTCCCTCTGGATGCATTGGAGAAGGCCGTCGCCCGCGGGATCAACAAGATCAACGTCGATACCGACATCCGCCTGGCGGCCACCGGAGCCGTCCGGAAGTTCCTGGCCGAGAACCCGCAGGAGTTCGACCCCCGTGCCTATCTGAAGGCCGCCCGTGCGGCGATCGCCGCCGAGATCAAGAAGCGGATGGAGGCGTTCGGGACCGCGGGCCGGGCGCCCGAGGTCCCCCCGTGGGGCCTGGCGGAGATGAAGGCGGCGTATGGAAAGTAG
- a CDS encoding HNH endonuclease, which translates to MDDARVRSEAFRWVAEQVARYGDVLPRALLLQGFVLDGQRIPLLGPQGIFKPRVLREIPLSITTAPGGPCDDAFDRDGLLRYRYRGTDPDHPDNRGLRLAGQRAVPLIYFHGVVPGEYLAAWPVYVVDDRPSELAVTVVVDIPYELEPPRGGSAAPEDSFGEVREMRRRYTTAQVRVRLHQRAFRERVLEAYQRQCAFCRFRREELLDAAHIVPDSQPGGEPTVRNGLALCALHHSAFDRYFLGVTPDYEIQVRPDILEEEDGPTLIYGLQALHGRRLWVPRSPRNRPDRDLLAVRYEDFRAAI; encoded by the coding sequence ATGGACGACGCCCGTGTGCGGTCCGAGGCCTTCAGGTGGGTAGCCGAGCAGGTGGCACGGTACGGGGACGTCCTCCCGCGCGCCCTGCTCCTCCAGGGCTTCGTCCTGGACGGCCAGCGGATCCCCCTCCTTGGCCCCCAGGGGATCTTCAAGCCCAGGGTGTTGCGGGAGATCCCGCTCTCGATCACGACGGCACCCGGTGGGCCCTGTGACGACGCCTTCGACCGCGACGGCCTCCTCCGCTATCGGTACCGAGGGACGGACCCGGACCATCCCGACAACCGCGGGCTCCGGCTGGCCGGGCAGCGTGCGGTGCCCTTGATCTACTTCCACGGCGTGGTTCCCGGGGAGTACCTGGCGGCGTGGCCCGTCTACGTGGTGGACGACCGTCCCTCGGAGCTCGCCGTCACCGTCGTGGTCGATATCCCCTACGAGCTCGAGCCTCCCCGAGGCGGTTCCGCGGCCCCGGAGGATTCCTTCGGCGAGGTCCGGGAGATGCGCCGGCGCTACACGACCGCCCAGGTACGTGTGCGGCTCCACCAGCGGGCCTTTCGCGAGCGCGTCCTGGAGGCGTACCAGCGGCAGTGCGCCTTCTGCAGGTTCCGGCGCGAGGAACTCCTCGACGCCGCCCACATCGTCCCGGACTCGCAGCCGGGCGGCGAGCCCACCGTTCGCAACGGCCTGGCCCTCTGCGCCCTCCACCACAGCGCCTTTGACCGCTACTTCTTGGGGGTGACCCCCGACTACGAGATCCAGGTCCGGCCGGACATCCTCGAAGAGGAAGACGGCCCGACCCTGATCTACGGCCTCCAGGCCCTCCACGGGCGCAGGCTCTGGGTGCCGAGATCGCCCCGAAACAGGCCGGACCGCGACCTGCTGGCCGTTCGCTATGAGGACTTCAGGGCGGCGATCTAG